The genomic window GAGTGCCTAAGGCGTAGCTGGAGGCCAGTCGCTCCAGCAGTTCAGGGTGTTGATGAATTTTCATGGGGTGCCTTCAGGCAAAACGGGCCATGCACGCGCGGAGCTGGTCGAGCCCGCGGCGTATCCATGTTTTAACGGTTCCCAGCGGCAGCTGCAGCTGGGTGGCAAGCTCGGAGTGACTCATGTCGCGGATGTAAGCGAGGTTGACCACTTCCCGTTGCTTGTTGTCGAGGCGACTCAGGCACTGATTCAATGCCCACGCCTGCTCACTGGCGAGTGCGGTGTCCATGGGGGTGGGGCCTTCACCGTCGAGGGTGTCGGCCAGCACATCGTCAATTTCCTGGGTGAGGTGAGAGCGCTCCGCAGCGCGCCGGCGCAAAAAGTCCAGCGCACGGCTGCGGACGATCAGTCCCATCCAGGCCATGGGCGGGCTCAGGCTGGCTGAATACCCGGGGGCAGATTTCCAGATATTCAAGAAAGCCTCCTGCAGCACGTCTTCGGCGAATTCGCGCTGGGTGACCACGCGCAGTGCCAAGCCGTAGAGCTTGCCGGCGCATTCGTCATACAGGGCCTTGAGGGCTTGGGCGTCCTGCTGGGCGATGCGTTCCAGCAGACCGATGAGCATGGTGTCGTGGTTATCAGCATTCATTCCTCCATTGTCAGCTAGAACTCGTTGCGGTTTGTGGCACCCATGCAGATGAGCACCTGTAACCAGTACGCACTAACCCTGAATCCGGATTCACGAAAGTTTTTTTAAAAAAGTTGAATCCGATCCATCAGGGCGGCGCGTATTCGACTCGAGAGCTAGAAATTCTGGTCTCACTGGATTGCACAACCATCAACCGAAAGGAATCCGACATGACTTCCATTATTCAAACTGTGAACGCGACTTCTATTGCATCCCGCCGTGGTTTCCTGGGCCGCACCGGCACCCTGTCCGCAGTAGCGGTGGCTATGTTGGCCGGCAAAGAATCTTTGGCGCAAGGTATGGGCGGCGACACCTCCAAGGACGTGAGCATCCTGAACGTGGCCTTGGGTCTGGAGCACGAAGCCATCAACGCTTACCAACTGGGCGCTGGCAGCGGCTTGCTGCAAAAGCCGGTGTTGGACGTGGCGGTGCGTTTCCAAGCGGACCACAAAGCCCACCGTGACGCACTGATTGCCACCATCCAAAAGCTGGGCGGCACACCGGTGATGGAAAAGAAACTCGACGAATATGCCAAAGCCCTGAAGGCAGACACCCTGCGCAACCAAGGCGACGTGCTCGACCTGGCAGCCCGCTTGGAGCTGGGCGCGATCAACGCGTACCTTGGCGTGATCCCCGCGTTTGGTAACAAGGATCTGGCCAAAGTGGCAGGCCGCTTGGCTGCTGACGAGACCATGCACTACATCTTGTTGAACAACGCCATGGGCCGTCCGCTACCTGCCGGTGCTTTGTCCTTCGGTGCCTGATTTGTCCCCAGTAATTTGCAATTTCGATAAATAAGTATCAATTTGCAAAGTTATTGATTTGTTGTTTAAAACGGTTAAGGTTCTGGTGGGGGCAATGATTGCACCCCACCTTCATTCAAGGAGTTCTCCAATGACAAACGTGATTCAATCTTCCGCATCCCGCCGTGGTTTCCTGGGCCGCACCGGCACACTGTCCGCAGTAGCGGTGGCTATGTTGGCCGGCAAAGAATCTTTGGCGCAAGGTATGGGTGGCGACACCTCCAAGGACGTGAGCATCCTGAACGTGGCTCTGGGTCTGGAGCACGAAGCCATCAACGCCTATCAACTCGGCGCTGGCAGCGGCTTGCTGCAAAAGCCGGTGCTGGACGTGGCAGTGCGTTTCCAAGCGGACCACAAAGCCCATCGTGACGCACTGATTGCCACCATCCAAAAGCTGGGCGGCACACCGGTGATGGAAAAGAAGCTCGACGAATACGCCAAAGCCCTGAAGGCAGACACCCTGCGCAACCAAGGCGACGTGCTCGACCTGGCAGCCCGCTTGGAGCTGGGCGCGATCAACGCTTACCTGGGCGTGATCCCCGCGTTTGGCAACAAGGATCTGGCCAAAGTGGCAGGCCGCTTGGCTGCTGACGAGACCATGCACTACATCTTGCTGAACAACGCCATGGGCCGTCCGCTGCCTGCCGGTGCTTTGTCCTTCGGTGCCTAAATGAAAGCGCGCACCCTCTCGATGTGGTGCGCCTTGGCGTGGGCCTTTGCTGGGCCTGCGCTGGCGCAGTCCCAAGCAATGGTCCCGTCGGTAAGCCGTGGGCAACAGTTGGTTGAGAGCCGTTGCTTCGGTTGCCATAGTGTGGATTCCAATCGCATTGGTCCCGCATTGGGTGGTGTGGTGGGCCGAAAAGCCGGCAAGGCCGAAGGCCACGACTATTCAAAAGCCCTTGCTGCAGCCACCCATACCTGGACGGTTGCGGGCCTCAAAGCATGGTTAACGGACCCCGAAAAGGTCGTTCCCGGTCAAGAGATGAACTATCGCTTAGACCTTGCGCAGGACAGGGAGGATGTGGTCGCCTACCTCGCCACATTGTCCAAACCCACCCGTCCCTGATTTTTTAAAACGTTTCATCTGTCACAGGAGTTTTTATGCAAACACGTACCGCTCTCTCCCTGATTGCCTTGGCTGCACTCACCGCTTGCGCCACCCAGCCAATGCGCGCACCCTTTAACCAGGCAGACCTGCCTGCTGCGGTGCAAGTGCCCGCCGGCAACAAAGTGGCCCTGGAGCACGCTGCTGCTGGCGACGTGAAATACCAGTGCAGTGCCAAAAAAGACATGGCCGGCCAGTATGAGTGGGTGTTTGTGGGGCCTGATGCCGGTCTGAAAGATCGCAGCGGCAAAATTGTCGGCAAGTACTACGGCCCACCCGCCACCTGGGAAGCCAACGACGGCTCCAAAGTGACAGCTACTCAAGTGGCGGTGTCACCGAATGGCACAGGCAACCTGCCATTGCAACTGACCAAAGCCAACCCAGCCACCGGCATGGGAATGATGCAAGGCGTGACCTTCATCCAGCGCGTAGCCACTGTGGGCGGCGCCGCCCCAAGCGCTGCATGCTCCAAGGCCAACGAAGGAGCAAGCCAGCTGGTGCGCTACACCGCTGACTACATCTACTACAAGGCAATGTAAGTAAGTTGCTATCAAAATAAGAGCTGCTAGCGCATATATGTAGTGCGCTAGCGGCTCTTTTTATGCCTGAAAAGAAGGGGCTTGTGTATGTGGAGTTGCCGGGTTTAAGCTGAGGTTTGGCGAACCTAGACATGCACATCATGCGTTTACCCACCTCACTTCTCAAGCCGAATGTGACGCTGGCCGGCAGCGAGCTGAGCATGTTGTTCAGCCGGCTCTTGCGCACAACGACGGCTGCCAGTGTCTTGTACCTGCTGGTGAGCCCTTTGCTCGGCAGCCACATCAACACATTGATTGCGCCGGCGCTGATCTCTATCGCTGGTCTGGTGTGCATGGGTTTGCAGTCCCGGGGCCGGTTCAAGACAGCCATCGCCATGTATGCGTGGATGCTCTGGAGCGTCGTGGCCCTGCAGTCCGCCATTCGCGGCGGGGCACTCAACCCGATACTCAATGTTGATTTGATCGTGATCCTGGTGGCCGGCTGGTTACTTGGCTTGCGCCACGCGCTCCAGTTGGCAATAGCCACGGTGCTGTGGCTCATTGCGCTCCCGGTGCTGCAAGAGGCCGGCTGGATTCACCCGGAGCCTGCGACCAATCCTTGGGGCATTTTGTTGGCGCAGGTGGTCATATTGACCGGCGGCTTTTTGGCTTTCCGGTTGGTGTTGGGCGCATACCAACAGCATGTTCAGAATGCGCAGACGCTCAATGCATCGCTCGCGGAGAAGCTGGACGATCTGTCCCGCAAGGAGGCCGCATTGCGCGAAAGCGAGCAGCGGGTCAGCCAAATCTTGCAGGCCAGTCCGCTGCCCATGTTGGTGAGCGAGTTTGAGCGAGGCACCTGCCTCGAGATCAACCCGGCGTGGGAGCGCTCGTTCGAGCGGTCCCGCAAGGATGTGATCGGCCGCACCGCAGTAGAACTCGGGATGTGGCGAGACGAATCTTTACGGCGCGTGTTCAAACAACAGTTTGCTGATACGGGCCGGGTGGAGGGGTTCGAGGTTCGCCACGACTTGCCCGGTGGTGGGGTGCGGACTTTGCTACTTTCGTCCGAGCGTTTTTCGTACGGTGGGCAGTCGTGTGTGCTCACCATTTCTGTAGACGTTACCGAGCGCAAGCGGCTCGAGCAAGCGCTGATGGATCTGAATGCCAACCTCGAGCAACGTGTGTCAGAGCGCACCCGTGCTCTGGACGAGGCGAATCAGCATCTCACCCAGACCATGGCGAATTTGCAACGCGCCCAGGACGAGCTCATCAGTATCGAGAAGCTGGCTTCTCTGGGGAGTTTGGTGGCCGGCGTTGCGCATGAGCTCAACACACCCATCGGTAACGCGCTGATGACCATTAGTACGCTGCAAGAAAAGAGTGAACGTGCCAGCCGCGAGGTGATGGCCGGCAGTTTGAAAAAATCTGCGTTTCAAGAATTTATGCACAGTTTGGTGGAGGGCACCACACTCTCGCGCCGCTCTTTGGAGCGCGCGGTGAATCTCATTGGCAGCTTCAAGCAGGTCGCGGTGGACCAGGAGTCTGAGCGCCGGCGCACCTTTGATGTCCGCGAGACGGTAAACGAGGTGGTCGACATGCTCAGACCCAGTATGAAATTTCAGCGGCATCAGCTTTCCGTGGAGATACCGGAAGGTTTGCTGGTGGAGAGCTTTCCTGGTCCCTTGGGGCAAGTTGTCATGAATCTGGTCAGCAATGCCATGGTCCACGGTCTGGCAGATCGCGACGATGGTGCAGTGCAGGTGAGTGCCGCAAGCGCGCCAGATCACAAGTTTTTTGTGTTGACGGTGCAAGACAACGGGTGCGGCATACCGCCAGAGAATTTAGACCGTGTGTTTGATCCGTTTTTCACCACACGCTTGGGGCAGGGCGGATCAGGCCTGGGCTTGTCCGTCAGCCACCGCATCGTGACCCGCATTTTGGGTGGCCGCATCAAAGTGAGCTCGACGCTGGGTGGAGGATGTGCCTTCGAAATGACCCTGCCCAAGGTGGCTCCGCAGGTGGTGTATTAAGCCGCTATACTGGTCAAAAAAACAGTATCTCAGCGCACCTAGCGGAGGCCCTATGCTCAACGACACTGCCGCGCCCAACGGGCTTTTTACCGACGATGGCCACACCGCACGTTGCGTCTGGTGCCGTAGCACGGCCGAATACCAGCGCTACCACGACCAGGAGTGGGGCTTTCCGGTCCACAGCGACACGCGCTTGTTTGAGAAGATTTGCCTGGAAGGTTTTCAGGCGGGCCTGAGCTGGCTCACCATCCTGAACAAGCGCGAGTCCTTTCGCACCGCCTTTGCAGGTTTTGACATGGACAAGGTCGCCTTGTTCGATGAGGCCGATGAAAAGCGCCTGTTGCTGGACGCCGGCATCGTGCGCCACCGCGGCAAGATTGCTTCCACCATCAACAACGCCAAAAAGGCCCAGGAGCTGCGAGCCGAGTTCGGCAGCTTGGCAGCCTACTTCTGGAGCTATGAGCCGGCCAGTGGCAGTCGCCCGGCCACCATTACCCAGCAAACGCTCAGCGGCATGACGACCTCGCCGGAGTCGATTGCGCTGTCCAAAGACTTGCGCAAGCGCGGCTGGAGCTTTGTGGGGCCCACCACCATGTATGCCTTTATGCAGGCCATGGGCTTGGTGAACGACCACCTGGAAGGCTGCCACGCTCGCGAAAGTGCTTTGAAGGCACGGGCGGCATTTGTGCGGCCCACCCGAAAGATGGGTTGAATTGCTATATTTTTGATAGCTGCTTGCGCATATTCAACGGGGGCCAGAGCCCATATTTATATAGAAATCAGCCCAAGTGCTCCACCACCAGCACCGCTTTGGCCATGCCTTTGCCGGTGTTGCTAATGGCGTGCTGCACGTCGACCGCGTAGCGCGCGCTGTCGCCGGCCTTGAGCACCTTGCTGCTGTCGGCGGCCTGCACCGTGAGGCTGCCGCTGAGCACCGAGAGGTGTTCTTTCGCGCCCGCCTCGTGCGGCTCGGAGGCCAGCACGCCGCCGGGCTCCACGGCCAGCTCGTACCACTCCACCCGACCCGCCAAGGCGATCGGCCCCAGGATGCGCAGGGTGCACTTGCCGTCCGGGCTGGTGGTGACAGGGATGGTGTGGGCCGGTACCAGCTCCACCGTGGGCGTGGCCTTGTCGGCAGTGGTGTTGCCCAGCAGGTCAGTGAGGCTGATGCCCAGCGCCGTGGCCAGGCGCCACAGTACGCCCACCGTCGGGTTGGCCTGGTTGCGCTCCACCTCGGAGAGCATGGACTTGGACACCCCCGCACGTTTGGAGAGCTCGTCCAGCGACAGCTGTTGCGCCTTGCGGGCATCTTGCAGTTTGGAGCCTACGGCCGGGGGGCCGTCGATCAAGGGAGTAGGGTGGGGGACTTGCGCCATGTTGGTGTTGGTCGGTAAAATGGATTTTTGTTCGATATACCGGAAATATCCGCTAAAATGATATTACACCGCCATGACCACTTTGCCTACCTCCGTGACCACCGTTTCCCCTGGCCACTATTTACAGTTCGCCAGCGACAACACCTCCGGCATCTGCCCCGAGGCCATGCAGGCGTTCATGGCGGCCAACTCGGGCTTTGCAGCGTCTTATGGCAATGACGACGCCACACGCTTGGCCTGCGACCGCATCCGCGAAGTCTTTGAGGCGGACGCTGAAGTATTTTTTGTGTTCAATGGCACAGCGGCCAACTCAATCGCGCTGGCGTCTTTGTGCCAGTCCTACCAGGCCGTCATTTGCAGCGACACCGCCCACGTGGAGACCGATGAGTGCGGCGCGCCCGAGTTTTTCTCCAATGGTTCCAAGCTGCTCTCCGCCCCGCACCGCCACGGCAAGCTCACCTCGGCCGGCGTGCTGGAAGTCATCACCCGCCGCACCGATGTGCACTACCCGCGGCCCAAGGTGCTCACGCTCACCCAGTCCACCGAGATGGGATCGGTCTACCAGAAGGGCGAAATCAGCGGTATCAGCCGCATCGCGCAAGAGCACGGCCTGAAGGTGCACATGGACGGTGCCCGTTTTGCCAACGCAGTGGCCGCACTCAAGGTGGCGCCGGCCGACATCACCTGGCGCGCCGGTGTGGATGTGCTGTGCTTTGGCGGCACCAAAATGGGCCTGCCGATTGGCGAGGCGATTGTGTTTTTTGACCGCAAGTTGGGCGAAGAGTTTTCTTACCGCTGCAAGCAGGCCGGGCAGCTGGCCTCCAAGATGCGTTACCTGTCCGCCCCCTGGCTGGCCATGCTGACCGATGGCACCTGGCTGCGCCACGCCGCCCACGCCAACGCCATGGCGCACCGCCTCTCAGAGCGCATAGCCGGCATCGCCGGTGCCGAGTTGCTACTGCCCACCGAGGTGAACGGCGTGTTCGTTAACCTGCCCGAACCCGCGATTGCCCGCCTCAAGGCCCTGGGCTGGACCTTCTACACCTTCATCGGAGGTGGTGCCCGCTTTATGTGCTCTTGGGCTACCACTGAGGAAGCTGTCGATCATCTGGCGGACGATTTGGAGCGGGTGTTGGCGGGCTGACACCGGTGATATGGTGTTGCACTAACACTATGGGAGCCTCGCTATGCAAAACAACGTGCGCGTGATTGAAGAAAAGGTGCTATCCAACAACTGGTACCTGTTGAAGACCACGACTTTTGACCTCTTGCGCCGAGACGGCACTTGGCAGCGCCAGCAGCGCGAGACCTATGACCGGGGCAATGGCGCCACCATCCTGCTCTACAACCGAGCGAAGCAAACCATCATCCTGACCCGGCAGTTCCGGTTTCCCACGTTTGTGAATGGTTCGCCGGATGGCATGTTGGTGGAGGCATGTGCGGGCCTGCTGGACCAGGATGATCCGGTCACCTGCATCCGCCGCGAGGCCGAGGAGGAAACCGGCTACCAGATCAACGATGTTCGCAAGGTGTTTGAGGCCTACATGAGCCCCGGCTCGGTGACCGAGCGTCTGTACTTCTTTGTGGGTGAGTATGCGGACAGCGACAAGGTGTCTGAGGGCGGCGGGCATCACCACGAAGGTGAAGACATTGAGGTGCTGGAGCTCGGGCTGGACGAGGCCTTGGCGCAGGTGGCCGCGGGCACGATCTGCGATGGCAAGACCATCATGCTCCTGCAATACGCCAAGCTGCATGGCCTGCTGGCGTCCTGAATATCAGACGCAGCGCTGACTGCTAAATTCCCCCTGACGGCCAGAGCAGGGGGAACTCGTTACCCACGTACAGCGTGAGTCGCTGGCAACTTGCGCTAATCGTTAGCGGACTTAGTCCAAACGGCTACGATGCCGCGCCACTTGCGCCCGGACCTGCGCCGGTGCGGTACCGCCCAGGATGTTGCGGGCGTTGAGCGAGCCACGCAGGCTCAGGCACTCGTACACATCTTTCTCAATGCTGGCGTGGAAGCCTTGCAGCACTTCGAGTGGCAGCTCCGACAGATCACAGGCGTGCGACTGGGCCGCCTTCACGGCGTGGGCCACCGTCTCGTGCGCATCGCGGAAAGGCAGGCCCTTCTTCACCAAATAGTCAGCCAAGTCAGTGGCGGTGGCATAGCCCTTGAGGGCGGCGCGCTCCATGGCTTCTGCGTTCACGCTGATGCCACCTTCTTTTTTGCCGGTCGCTGCGTTCACCTGTCCGCCAATCATCTCAGAGAAGATACGCAGCGTGTCCTTCAGGGTGTCTACCGTGTCGAACAGCGGCTCTTTGTCTTCCTGGTTGTCCTTGTTGTAGGCCAGGGGTTGGCCCTTCATCAGGGTGATCAGGCCCATGAGGTGGCCGACCACGCGGCCGGTTTTGCCGCGTGCCAGCTCGGGCACGTCGGGGTTTTTCTTCTGCGGCATGATCGACGAGCCGGTGGTGAAGCGGTCGGCAATTTTGATGAAGCCAAAGTTCTGGCTCATCCAGATGATGAGCTCTTCGCTCATGCGGCTGATGTGCACCATGGTCAGGCTGGCGGCGCTGGTGAATTCGATGGCGAAGTCGCGGTCACTCACAGCGTCCAGGCTGTTCTGGCACACGCCGTCCATAGCCAGTGTCTTGGCCACACGCTCGCGGTCCAGCGGGTAGCTGGTGCCGGCCAAAGCAGCGGAGCCCAAAGGCAGGCGGTTGGTGCGGCGGCGCACTTCGCTAAAGCGCTCAGCATCGCGGCTGAACATTTCCACATAGGCCAGCATGTGGTGGCCAAAGCTCACCGGCTGGGCCACTTGCAGGTGGGTGAAGCCGGGCAAGATGACTTCGGCATTGGCTTCGGCCACATCCACCAGCGACTTTTGCA from Rhodoferax potami includes these protein-coding regions:
- a CDS encoding ferritin-like domain-containing protein; amino-acid sequence: MTSIIQTVNATSIASRRGFLGRTGTLSAVAVAMLAGKESLAQGMGGDTSKDVSILNVALGLEHEAINAYQLGAGSGLLQKPVLDVAVRFQADHKAHRDALIATIQKLGGTPVMEKKLDEYAKALKADTLRNQGDVLDLAARLELGAINAYLGVIPAFGNKDLAKVAGRLAADETMHYILLNNAMGRPLPAGALSFGA
- a CDS encoding c-type cytochrome encodes the protein MKARTLSMWCALAWAFAGPALAQSQAMVPSVSRGQQLVESRCFGCHSVDSNRIGPALGGVVGRKAGKAEGHDYSKALAAATHTWTVAGLKAWLTDPEKVVPGQEMNYRLDLAQDREDVVAYLATLSKPTRP
- a CDS encoding threonine aldolase family protein codes for the protein MTTLPTSVTTVSPGHYLQFASDNTSGICPEAMQAFMAANSGFAASYGNDDATRLACDRIREVFEADAEVFFVFNGTAANSIALASLCQSYQAVICSDTAHVETDECGAPEFFSNGSKLLSAPHRHGKLTSAGVLEVITRRTDVHYPRPKVLTLTQSTEMGSVYQKGEISGISRIAQEHGLKVHMDGARFANAVAALKVAPADITWRAGVDVLCFGGTKMGLPIGEAIVFFDRKLGEEFSYRCKQAGQLASKMRYLSAPWLAMLTDGTWLRHAAHANAMAHRLSERIAGIAGAELLLPTEVNGVFVNLPEPAIARLKALGWTFYTFIGGGARFMCSWATTEEAVDHLADDLERVLAG
- a CDS encoding PAS domain-containing sensor histidine kinase, producing the protein MRLPTSLLKPNVTLAGSELSMLFSRLLRTTTAASVLYLLVSPLLGSHINTLIAPALISIAGLVCMGLQSRGRFKTAIAMYAWMLWSVVALQSAIRGGALNPILNVDLIVILVAGWLLGLRHALQLAIATVLWLIALPVLQEAGWIHPEPATNPWGILLAQVVILTGGFLAFRLVLGAYQQHVQNAQTLNASLAEKLDDLSRKEAALRESEQRVSQILQASPLPMLVSEFERGTCLEINPAWERSFERSRKDVIGRTAVELGMWRDESLRRVFKQQFADTGRVEGFEVRHDLPGGGVRTLLLSSERFSYGGQSCVLTISVDVTERKRLEQALMDLNANLEQRVSERTRALDEANQHLTQTMANLQRAQDELISIEKLASLGSLVAGVAHELNTPIGNALMTISTLQEKSERASREVMAGSLKKSAFQEFMHSLVEGTTLSRRSLERAVNLIGSFKQVAVDQESERRRTFDVRETVNEVVDMLRPSMKFQRHQLSVEIPEGLLVESFPGPLGQVVMNLVSNAMVHGLADRDDGAVQVSAASAPDHKFFVLTVQDNGCGIPPENLDRVFDPFFTTRLGQGGSGLGLSVSHRIVTRILGGRIKVSSTLGGGCAFEMTLPKVAPQVVY
- a CDS encoding DNA-3-methyladenine glycosylase I, translated to MLNDTAAPNGLFTDDGHTARCVWCRSTAEYQRYHDQEWGFPVHSDTRLFEKICLEGFQAGLSWLTILNKRESFRTAFAGFDMDKVALFDEADEKRLLLDAGIVRHRGKIASTINNAKKAQELRAEFGSLAAYFWSYEPASGSRPATITQQTLSGMTTSPESIALSKDLRKRGWSFVGPTTMYAFMQAMGLVNDHLEGCHARESALKARAAFVRPTRKMG
- a CDS encoding RNA polymerase sigma factor, with the translated sequence MNADNHDTMLIGLLERIAQQDAQALKALYDECAGKLYGLALRVVTQREFAEDVLQEAFLNIWKSAPGYSASLSPPMAWMGLIVRSRALDFLRRRAAERSHLTQEIDDVLADTLDGEGPTPMDTALASEQAWALNQCLSRLDNKQREVVNLAYIRDMSHSELATQLQLPLGTVKTWIRRGLDQLRACMARFA
- a CDS encoding helix-turn-helix domain-containing protein translates to MAQVPHPTPLIDGPPAVGSKLQDARKAQQLSLDELSKRAGVSKSMLSEVERNQANPTVGVLWRLATALGISLTDLLGNTTADKATPTVELVPAHTIPVTTSPDGKCTLRILGPIALAGRVEWYELAVEPGGVLASEPHEAGAKEHLSVLSGSLTVQAADSSKVLKAGDSARYAVDVQHAISNTGKGMAKAVLVVEHLG
- the argH gene encoding argininosuccinate lyase translates to MSQNQFDKKSQAWSALFSEPMSDLVKRYTSSVFFDKRLWQADITGSLAHAEMLAAQGIISADDHASIQKGMAQIWGEIESGAFEWKLDLEDVHLNIEARLTQLVGDAGKRLHTGRSRNDQVATDVRLWLRSEIDLIGELLVDLQKSLVDVAEANAEVILPGFTHLQVAQPVSFGHHMLAYVEMFSRDAERFSEVRRRTNRLPLGSAALAGTSYPLDRERVAKTLAMDGVCQNSLDAVSDRDFAIEFTSAASLTMVHISRMSEELIIWMSQNFGFIKIADRFTTGSSIMPQKKNPDVPELARGKTGRVVGHLMGLITLMKGQPLAYNKDNQEDKEPLFDTVDTLKDTLRIFSEMIGGQVNAATGKKEGGISVNAEAMERAALKGYATATDLADYLVKKGLPFRDAHETVAHAVKAAQSHACDLSELPLEVLQGFHASIEKDVYECLSLRGSLNARNILGGTAPAQVRAQVARHRSRLD
- a CDS encoding ferritin-like domain-containing protein — its product is MTNVIQSSASRRGFLGRTGTLSAVAVAMLAGKESLAQGMGGDTSKDVSILNVALGLEHEAINAYQLGAGSGLLQKPVLDVAVRFQADHKAHRDALIATIQKLGGTPVMEKKLDEYAKALKADTLRNQGDVLDLAARLELGAINAYLGVIPAFGNKDLAKVAGRLAADETMHYILLNNAMGRPLPAGALSFGA
- a CDS encoding DUF3455 domain-containing protein, with protein sequence MQTRTALSLIALAALTACATQPMRAPFNQADLPAAVQVPAGNKVALEHAAAGDVKYQCSAKKDMAGQYEWVFVGPDAGLKDRSGKIVGKYYGPPATWEANDGSKVTATQVAVSPNGTGNLPLQLTKANPATGMGMMQGVTFIQRVATVGGAAPSAACSKANEGASQLVRYTADYIYYKAM
- the nudK gene encoding GDP-mannose pyrophosphatase NudK, which produces MQNNVRVIEEKVLSNNWYLLKTTTFDLLRRDGTWQRQQRETYDRGNGATILLYNRAKQTIILTRQFRFPTFVNGSPDGMLVEACAGLLDQDDPVTCIRREAEEETGYQINDVRKVFEAYMSPGSVTERLYFFVGEYADSDKVSEGGGHHHEGEDIEVLELGLDEALAQVAAGTICDGKTIMLLQYAKLHGLLAS